The DNA sequence GAATGGTTCGTTTTTGTTTCGTGTATAGCGAGCCTGTTCAACAATTTACGACTCGATTCATTCACTCCCAATACAGTAACCTCATTCTCTTTTTCCTTATACTTCATAATCACTTTATCGACTGCGCCTACTCCGGAATCATCCCAAATATGCGCTTCTGTGAAGTCGATAATGATTTCTTTATTAGTCAGATCCATATCAAATGCATCAACGAATGATTCGACTGAAGCGAAGAACAATTGACCTTTTATTTTATAGATAATCTTGCTGTTCTGCAGTTGTTCGGTAACTTTGATTTTTGAGATTTTCGCAACAAATGTAATCGCGCTGAGGATGACTCCGGCAATGACTCCTTTGGACAGATCATGTGTCATTAGGACAATAACGACTGTAACAACCATAACCACCGCATCAGACTTAGGAGCTTTCTTCAAATAAGCAAAAGAACCCCAGTCAAATGTGCCGATACATACCATAATCATGATTCCTGCAAGTACCGGCATCGGAATTTTTACAACGAGGTCACCAAGAACGAGAATGAGGAATATTAGGAAAGCCCCAGCAACAAATGTGGAAAGTCTCTTTCTCCCGCCCGATTTTACATTGATGACAGACTGACCAATCATTGCACAACCGGCCATGCCTCCGAAGAAGCCATTGATAAAGTTCGCAATCCCCTGACCGCGTGCTTCTCTATTCTTATTACTCCCTGTATCTGTCATGTCATCGACAATGGATGATGTGAGTAATGTCTCAACTAGCCCGACTATAGCTAGAGAAATAGAATACGGGAAGATGATTTTGAACGTCTCCCATGTAAATGGAACGTCCGGAATAAGGAAACTAGGCAAAGACTTTGTAATTTCTCCAAGGTCTCCTACTGTTCGTAAATCCAGATGGCCGTATACCGCAATCGCTGTCAAAACGACGATCGCGATGAGCGGTGCCGGAATTGCCTTGAAGAACCTCGGTACGATGTATACAATCAATAGAGTGACCGCTACGAAAATATAAGTCATATTCGAGATATTGAAGAAATGCGGCACCTGAGCCATGAAGATCATAATGGCCAAAGCATTGACAAATCCAATCATGACTGCGCGCGGTATGAATTTCATCAGCCTTGCAATTTTACAGGCACCGAAGATGAACTGAAGCACTCCTGTCAAAATCGTCGCAGCAAGCAAATATTGAAGCCCAAATTCCTTTACGAGCGGAGCCATGACGAGTGCCATCGCCCCTGTCGCAGCCGAGATCATTGCAGGTCTGCCGCCCGCGAAGGAAATAATAATCGCAATACAGAAAGATGCATAAAGCCCAACCATCGGATCGACTCCCGCAATGATTGAGAACGCGAGTGCTTCCGG is a window from the Aciduricibacillus chroicocephali genome containing:
- a CDS encoding SulP family inorganic anion transporter, producing MVEKIKQEWFSNVRADILSGIVVALALIPEALAFSIIAGVDPMVGLYASFCIAIIISFAGGRPAMISAATGAMALVMAPLVKEFGLQYLLAATILTGVLQFIFGACKIARLMKFIPRAVMIGFVNALAIMIFMAQVPHFFNISNMTYIFVAVTLLIVYIVPRFFKAIPAPLIAIVVLTAIAVYGHLDLRTVGDLGEITKSLPSFLIPDVPFTWETFKIIFPYSISLAIVGLVETLLTSSIVDDMTDTGSNKNREARGQGIANFINGFFGGMAGCAMIGQSVINVKSGGRKRLSTFVAGAFLIFLILVLGDLVVKIPMPVLAGIMIMVCIGTFDWGSFAYLKKAPKSDAVVMVVTVVIVLMTHDLSKGVIAGVILSAITFVAKISKIKVTEQLQNSKIIYKIKGQLFFASVESFVDAFDMDLTNKEIIIDFTEAHIWDDSGVGAVDKVIMKYKEKENEVTVLGVNESSRKLLNRLAIHETKTNHS